In Primulina eburnea isolate SZY01 chromosome 14, ASM2296580v1, whole genome shotgun sequence, the following proteins share a genomic window:
- the LOC140813047 gene encoding large ribosomal subunit protein eL20y has protein sequence MVTFKFHQYQVVGRALPTETDAHPKIYRMKLWATNEVRAKSKFWYFLRKLKKVKKSNGQVLAINEIFEKNPTTIKNFGIWLRYQSRTGYHNMYKEYRDTTLNGAVEQMYTEMASRHRVRHHCIQIIKTATIPAKLCKRESTKQFHDSKIKFPLVFRKVRPPTRKLKTTYKASRPNLFM, from the exons ATGGTGACATTCAAG TTCCACCAGTATCAGGTCGTGGGAAGAGCTCTTCCGACTGAGACAGATGCGCACCCTAAGATTTACCGCATGAAGCTTTGGGCTACTAATGAGGTCCGAGCCAAGTCCAAATTCTG GTACTTCTTGAGGAAGCTTAAGAAGGTGAAAAAGAGTAACGGGCAGGTTCTTGCTATCAATGAG ATTTTTGAGAAGAACCCTACTACAATCAAGAACTTTGGAATCTGGCTGCGATACCAAAGTCGAACTGGATATCACAACATGTACAAGGAGTACCGTGATACTACCTTGAACGGTGCTGTTGAACAGATGTATACAGAAATGGCTTCTCGCCACAGAGTTCGACACCATTGCATTCAAATTATTAAGACTGCAACTATTCCTGCTAAGCTGTGCAAGAGGGAGAGTACTAAGCAATTCCATGACTCTAAGATCAAGTTCCCGTTGGTGTTTAGGAAAGTGAGACCTCCAACCAGAAAGCTCAAGACCACATACAAAGCATCCAGGCCGAACTTGTTTATGTAA
- the LOC140812365 gene encoding uncharacterized protein, with translation MLCPLARSCSLLTLLLILLFLLLSPVFSTIQVPRNSQSNKNPPPNMDPLELETLFKIMETLSSDENWRVSYPDPCQAGSSWPGIECKFIGSDNLFHVIRLDFGTSPNPTCKKTATFPSEIFHLSYLESIFIFQCFTHTPTIISLSVNESHISSPIQQLSLRSNSRLIGSIPPQLSSLKSLQILTLSQNRLTGPVPVEIFSLSSLLHLDFSYNFITGTIPFEMGNFRNLMGLDLSYNKFTGPIPSKLGQLSDLQKLDLSYNSLTGSIPESFQQLNSLVFLDLSSNKLSGGLPEGLKGLQNLQYLLMEDNPMFISLPWELSQLNKLQELRLGNCGYSGTIPEKYSELTNLSTLSLQNNRLSGEIPASFGNLSLIYHLNLSRNFLNGVVPFNSSFLKRLGRNLDLSGNPGLCLSPSAAAYDDHVGVDVCGNNKSGSSIQPLNNSEAPRDHIISFWLHVALIFLALNAILFSA, from the coding sequence ATGCTCTGTCCACTTGCACGTTCATGTTCCCTTCTAACTCTTCTCCTAATACTACTTTTTCTTTTATTATCTCCTGTCTTCTCCACTATTCAAGTTCCTAGAAACAGCCAGTCAAACAAGAATCCCCCTCCTAATATGGATCCACTTGAACTTGAAACCTTGTTCAAGATAATGGAAACTCTGTCATCTGATGAAAATTGGAGAGTTTCATACCCTGACCCTTGTCAAGCGGGTTCATCCTGGCCCGGAATTGAGTGCAAATTTATAGGAAGTGACAATCTTTTCCATGTAATCAGACTTGATTTTGGCACCTCCCCAAATCCAACGTGCAAGAAAACAGCCACATTTCCTTCAGAAATCTTTCATCTCTCATATCTTGAATCCATTTTCATTTTTCAGTGTTTCACTCATACCCCAACAATTATTTCACTCTCAGTAAACGAATCGCATATCAGTTCTCCAATTCAACAGCTGAGTTTGAGATCAAATTCTAGACTTATTGGCTCAATCCCACCTCAACTTTCCTCTTTGAAATCACTTCAAATCCTCACATTGTCACAAAACAGGCTCACAGGGCCAGTTCCAGTTGAAATTTTCAGTTTGAGTTCACTTTTACACCTGGATTTTAGTTACAACTTCATCACTGGAACAATCCCCTTTGAAATGGGCAATTTTAGAAACCTTATGGGCCTTGATTTAAGCTACAACAAGTTCACGGGACCAATCCCTTCTAAACTAGGACAGCTCAGTGATCTTCAAAAGCTTGATTTGAGCTACAATTCTTTGACCGGAAGCATTCCAGAAAGCTTTCAACAGCTGAATTCTTTGGTTTTCTTGGACTTGAGCAGCAACAAATTGAGCGGGGGACTCCCAGAAGGATTGAAAGGGTTGCAGAATTTGCAGTATTTATTAATGGAAGATAATCCAATGTTTATATCTCTGCCATGGGAACTCAGTCAGCtcaataaacttcaagaacttaGGCTTGGAAATTGTGGGTACTCGGGAACGATACCAGAGAAGTATTCAGAACTAACAAATCTAAGCACACTTTCATTGCAGAACAACCGTTTGTCAGGAGAAATTCCAGCGAGTTTTGGCAATCTATCACTTATATATCACTTGAATTTGAGCAGAAACTTTCTGAACGGCGTTGTGCCTTTTAACTCAAGTTTCTTAAAAAGGCTTGGAAGAAATCTGGACCTCAGTGGCAATCCTGGGCTGTGTTTGAGTCCATCTGCAGCAGCATATGATGATCATGTTGGAGTTGATGTTTGTGGGAATAATAAATCTGGATCATCAATCCAGCCACTGAATAATTCTGAAGCTCCAAGggatcatatcatatcattttGGTTACATGTTGCTTTGATTTTTCTTGCATTGAATGCAATATTGTTTTCTGCTTAA